Within Amycolatopsis sp. FDAARGOS 1241, the genomic segment ACCGTGAGCTCGCCGAGGCGATCCGCGACCGCGATCTCGCAGCCGCCCAGCGCGTGATGAGCGAGCACATCGCCCGGACCGCGCAACGCGTATCGCACGACGCGGACTAGGGCCGGAAAACCTCCTACCAGCCTGTGGGACACCCCTCGCACCGCACGCCGGGTTCCGCTAAGGTCTAATGGTCTAGCCAACGGAGGAGCCATGGCGCTGAAGGGAAGCGGCACCCTGGTGGTGGGCGCGAGCCAAGCGGGAGTGGAGCTGGCCGCGTCGCTACGCAAGCTGGGTGCTCCGGGACCGATCACGTTGCTCGGCGGGGAAACCCGGCTGCCCTACCAACGGCCACCACTCTCCAAGGCGTTCCTCAAAGGGGAACTGCCCGAGGACCGGCTGGCGCTGCGCGGCGCTGACTTCTACGCGGCTCAGCAGATCGAGCTCGTCCGCGGTGAATGGATCGACGAGATCACCCTCACCGATGCCGGCCTCGGTAATGGCTTCGCGGTCCTGCGTTCCGGGCGGACGCTGGATTTCGACCGGCTCGCCCTGACCACCGGAGGCACCCCACGGCGCCTCCGGATCCCGGGCAGCGAGCTCGCCGGCATCCACTACCTGCGTGACGTCGACGACGCGGTCGCGCTCCGCCACGACCTCGCGGCGGCCCGCGACGTCGTGGTTGTCGGCGGGGGTTTCGTGGGGCTGGAGGCCGCCGCGGCCGCCACGGCCGCCGGCAAGAACGTCACTGTGGTCGAGGCAGCCGACCGGCTGCTCGCCCGCGCCGTCGCACCGGAAATGTCGGGCTTCTACCTCGCCGCACACCAGCGGCGCGGCACCGACGTCGTGCTGTCGACCGGCGTGACCGCACTCCTGGGCCGCGACCGCGTGACGGGTGTCGGGCTCTCCGACGGCCGCACCCTTCCCTCGGACGTCGTCGTCGTCGGGATCGGCCTGGTCCCGCGCACCGAGCTGGCCGAGCAGATCGGGCTCGCGTGCGCCGGCGGGATCCTGGTCGACGAGTCCGCCCGCACCAGCGTTCCCAGCGTGGTCGCCGCCGGCGACTGCACGATCCTCGCGCACCCCGATCACGGCACCCTGCGCCTGGAGTCCGTGCCCAACGCCATCGCGCAGGCCAAGACGGCGGCCGCCAGTCTGCTCGGCCTGGCCGCCCCGGTCGCCGGGATCCCGTGGTTCTGGTCCGACCAGGCCGACCTGAAACTCCAGATCGCCGGGATCAGCAGCGGCTACGACCAGACGGTGCTGCGGGGTGACCCCGGCAGTGAACGGTTCTCGCTCTTCTACTACCGCGGCGGACGCCTCATCGCGATCGACGCCGTCAACGCGCCCCGCGACTACATGGCGGTGCGCAAGCTGCTCGAGGCCGGGCGCACCGTCCCGCCGCAAGTCGCGGCCGACACCGAGGTGGCGCTGAAGGAACTCCTCCGCGCGGCCTGAGGCCGGGTGGCTCGCCGGCGGGCGACCGCGCCCCGCCGGCGAGCTCACCGAAGTCCGCGGTTTCAGATGACGAAGGATTCCGTCGACTCGGGCGCGAACAGTTCTCCGGCGGTGCGCAGGCGGGACGAGAGACCCTGTTCGTGGTGATAGCGGAGGAACACGTCCAGAACGTGCCGGTTGGCGTCCAGCCCGTACGACCAGTAGTCGTCGCCGAGCAGCCGGCGCGCGTCCTCCACGTGCTGGTTGAACCACGGCTCCATGAAACGCAGAGCCGAGGCGTCGTAGATCCGCGCGTACGCCTCGTTCTTGGCCGCCGTGAGCGCCTTGGTCAGTGACTGGGCGGCCCATGGGTGGCGCTCGTAGATCTCCCGGCGCAGGACGACGACGTGCATGATCGGGAAGATCCCGGTGGCCGCGTAGTACTCCTTCTCGGCCGCGACGGTGTCCGGGAACAGCCGGGCGACGCGACCGTCCCCCAAGACGAACGAACTCGGAATCCGAGGGCTCTGCAGGGCGTCGATCTCCCCGCTCGCGAGCATCTCCGACAGTGTCCGTCCGTC encodes:
- a CDS encoding ABC transporter substrate-binding protein; this translates as MSRLPLTFACGDYDRTRAVEDGSIRPDGIDLTYLRLPVEETFFRMLRHGEFDASEMSLSTFVASLDRDPVPFVALPVFTSRMFRHGGVFINTSAGIEKPSDLRGKRIGTPEFQLTAGVWIRGILADRHDVPLDSVTYLTGGQETPGRIEKGAVSTRFDLQSIPDGRTLSEMLASGEIDALQSPRIPSSFVLGDGRVARLFPDTVAAEKEYYAATGIFPIMHVVVLRREIYERHPWAAQSLTKALTAAKNEAYARIYDASALRFMEPWFNQHVEDARRLLGDDYWSYGLDANRHVLDVFLRYHHEQGLSSRLRTAGELFAPESTESFVI
- a CDS encoding NAD(P)/FAD-dependent oxidoreductase, yielding MALKGSGTLVVGASQAGVELAASLRKLGAPGPITLLGGETRLPYQRPPLSKAFLKGELPEDRLALRGADFYAAQQIELVRGEWIDEITLTDAGLGNGFAVLRSGRTLDFDRLALTTGGTPRRLRIPGSELAGIHYLRDVDDAVALRHDLAAARDVVVVGGGFVGLEAAAAATAAGKNVTVVEAADRLLARAVAPEMSGFYLAAHQRRGTDVVLSTGVTALLGRDRVTGVGLSDGRTLPSDVVVVGIGLVPRTELAEQIGLACAGGILVDESARTSVPSVVAAGDCTILAHPDHGTLRLESVPNAIAQAKTAAASLLGLAAPVAGIPWFWSDQADLKLQIAGISSGYDQTVLRGDPGSERFSLFYYRGGRLIAIDAVNAPRDYMAVRKLLEAGRTVPPQVAADTEVALKELLRAA